In Erigeron canadensis isolate Cc75 chromosome 7, C_canadensis_v1, whole genome shotgun sequence, one DNA window encodes the following:
- the LOC122606804 gene encoding sulfate transporter 3.1-like, with amino-acid sequence MGTGEYEYPKSSFEQQPPHKVAIPPPQPFIKSLKNTLKETFFPDDPLRQFKNQPPSRRLVLGVQYFFPIFDWMTRYNLSFFKSDVIAGITIASLAIPQGISYAKLANLPPILGLYSSFIPPLVYAMMGSSRDLAVGTVAVASLLIGSMLGAVVNANEEPKLYLQLAFTATFFAGVLQASLGFLRLGFIVDFLSHATIVGFMGGAATVVCLQQLKGILGLVHFTHGTDLISVMRSVLSQTHEWRWESAVLGIGFLFYLLVARYVSTKRPKLFWISAMAPLTSVILGSILVYLTHAEKHGVQVIGELKKGLNPITIMDLSFGSQYLSTAIKTGIVTGVIALAEGIAVGRSFAMFKNYNIDGNKEMIAFGMMNIAGSCTSCYLTTGPFSRSAVNFNAGCKTAVSNIVMALAVMVTLLFLTPLFHYTPLVVLSSIIISAMLGLINYEEAIHLWHLDKFDFVVCMSAYFGVVFGSVEIGLVIAVALSLLRVLLFVARPRTSAVGQIPDSTIYRSMDQYQNAKTVPGILILQIDAPVYFANAGYLRERISRWVDEEEDRLKSTGEKSLQYVILALSAVGNIDTSGITMLGEVKKLMERRGLKLVLANPGGEVIKKMNKGKLIEVIGQEWIYLTVGEAVGACNYMLHTYKKDDKPTSNEASSGKEKWNDNNV; translated from the exons ATGGGTACCGGAGAATACGAGTACCCGAAATCAAGTTTTGAGCAACAACCACCTCACAAAGTTGCCATCCCACCACCACAACCATTTATAAAATCTCTGAAGAACACTTTGAAAGAAACATTCTTCCCTGATGATCCCCTTAGACAATTCAAAAACCAGCCACCCTCACGTAGATTAGTACTTGGAGTTCAATACTTTTTCCCCATTTTCGACTGGATGACTCGTTACAATTTGAGTTTCTTTAAGTCGGATGTCATTGCTGGTATCACCATTGCAAGTTTAGCAATTCCTCAAGGAATTAGCTATGCTAAGCTGGCTAATCTACCCCCAATTCTCGGCTTGT ATTCGAGCTTCATCCCGCCATTAGTGTATGCCATGATGGGTAGCTCCAGGGATCTAGCGGTGGGGACAGTGGCCGTGGCGTCCCTCCTAATCGGTTCCATGTTGGGAGCAGTGGTGAATGCCAATGAAGAACCAAAGTTATATCTTCAATTAGCTTTCACAGCTACATTTTTCGCCGGTGTTCTTCAAGCTTCATTGGGATTCCTAAG GCTAGGGTTTATCGTCGATTTCTTGTCACACGCAACGATAGTAGGCTTTATGGGTGGCGCGGCGACTGTTGTTTGTTTGCAACAGTTGAAAGGAATACTGGGTCTAGTACATTTCACCCACGGAACTGATCTTATTTCGGTTATGCGATCTGTCTTGTCTCAAACCCACGAG TGGAGATGGGAGAGTGCAGTTTTGGGCATTGGCTTCCTTTTCTATCTCTTGGTTGCTAGATATGTT AGCACGAAACGACCAAAGCTCTTTTGGATATCAGCTATGGCTCCATTGACATCGGTCATCTTAGGAAGCATTCTTGTTTATCTAACCCACGCCGAGAAACATGGCGTTCAAGTG ATTGGAGAATTGAAGAAAGGACTAAACCCAATTACAATAATGGACTTGTCGTTTGGATCCCAGTATCTATCTACAGCAATCAAAACTGGCATTGTCACGGGTGTCATTGCCCTCGCT GAAGGAATTGCTGTGGGAAGAAGCTTTGCCATGTTCAAGAATTACAACATTGATGGTAACAAAGAGATGATTGCTTTTGGCATGATGAACATTGCTGGTTCTTGTACTTCTTGCTACCTCACTACTG GTCCATTTTCGCGTTCGGCTGTGAACTTCAACGCCGGATGCAAAACTGCGGTGTCAAACATTGTGATGGCGCTTGCGGTTATGGTCACATTGCTATTCTTAACGCCGTTGTTTCATTATACTCCACTGGTCGTGTTGTCTTCCATTATCATTTCTGCGATGCTTGGGCTTATTAACTACGAAGAAGCGATTCACCTATGGCATCTCGacaagtttgattttgttgtatGTATGAGTGCATACTTCGGGGTGGTCTTTGGGAGTGTTGAAATCGGATTAGTCATTGCG GTTGCATTGTCTTTGCTTAGGGTACTCCTTTTCGTTGCAAGGCCAAGAACGTCCGCGGTGGGTCAAATACCCGATTCCACAATTTATAGAAGCATGGATCAATACCAAAATGCCAAAACTGTTCCAGGAATCTTGATACTTCAAATAGATGCACCTGTTTATTTTGCGAATGCTGGCTACTTAAGAGAAAG AATTTCTAGATGGGTTGATGAAGAGGAAGACAGATTAAAGTCTACAGGGGAAAAAAGTTTGCAATATGTAATTCTTGCATTAAGTG CTGTTGGAAATATTGACACGAGTGGGATTACAATGCTTGGAGAAGTTAAAAAACTCATGGAAAGAAGAGGACTAAAG TTGGTTTTGGCAAATCCGGGAGGGGAGGTGATAAAGAAGATGAACAAAGGGAAGCTAATAGAGGTGATCGGGCAAGAATGGATATATCTAACCGTGGGAGAGGCCGTCGGAGCGTGCAATTACATGCTTCATACTTACAAGAAGGATGATAAGCCAACATCAAATGAAGCATCATCCGGAAAAGAGAAATGGAATGACAATAATGTCTAA
- the LOC122608014 gene encoding protein ANTAGONIST OF LIKE HETEROCHROMATIN PROTEIN 1 produces MAPKKPAHEVTPTKIKFKNDSIKIKLNKKKSSSSLNLNSTPVAAVEKTITAGNSNTNSSENRGIDSDWWISFWEKNSPFCGSSEDEEEGFKYFFRVSKKTFEYICSLVRENLISRPPSGLINIEGRLLSVEKQVAIALRRLASGESQVSVGGSFGVGQSTVSQVTWRFIEAMEERSRHHLKWPNDDELLKIKSEFEKSFNLPNCCGAIDATHIVMTLPSVQTSDDWCDEVKNYSMLVQGIVDDKSRFLDIVTGWPGGMTIPKLLKFSGFYKLSEKGERLNGKPMSLSNTSEIREFIVGGANYPLLPWLITPYRESESDAMSGFNMVHEAARSLAVKAFSQVKGSWRILNKVMWRPDKKKLPSIIVVCCLLHNIIIDCGDHINSDVPLSSHHDSGYTEKWCKHVDPIGKQMRENLATHLAHTI; encoded by the exons ATGGCACCAAAGAAACCAGCCCATGAAGTCACTCCcacaaaaatcaaattcaaaaacgactccataaaaatcaaattaaacaagAAGAAATCATCCTCTTCATTGAATTTGAACTCAACCCCAGTAGCAGCAGTTGAAAAAACAATTACAGCGGGTAATAGTAACACTAACAGCAGTGAAAACAGAGGCATTGATTCTGATTGGTGGATTTCTTTTTGGGAAAAAAATTCCCCCTTTTGTG GTTCAAGTGAAGATGAGGAAGAAGGATTCAAGTACTTTTTTCGGGTATCAAAGAAGACATTTGAGTATATATGTTCTCTTGTAAGAGAAAATCTCATTTCACGCCCACCTTCAGGTCTTATCAACATTGAGGGAAGACTTCTCAGTGTCGAGAAACAAGTTGCAATTGCTTTAAGAAGATTAGCATCAGGCGAATCTCAAGTTTCTGTAGGCGGGTCTTTTGGAGTTGGCCAGTCGACGGTTTCTCAAGTCACTTGGAGGTTCATAGAAGCAATGGAGGAGCGTAGCAGACACCATTTGAAGTGGCCCAATGATGATGAATTGCTGAAAATTAAATCAGAATTTGAAAAATCGTTTAACTTGCCTAACTGTTGTGGAGCCATTGATGCAACTCACATAGTTATGACCCTTCCGTCTGTTCAAACTTCAGATGATTGGTGTGATGAAGTTAAAAACTACAGTATGTTGGTGCAGGGAATAGTTGATGACAAATCAAGATTTCTTGATATTGTAACGGGTTGGCCTGGTGGCATGACTATTCCGAAGCTTCTAAAGTTTTCAGGTTTTTACAAACTTTCTGAGAAGGGTGAGCGTTTAAATGGGAAACCAATGTCGTTATCTAATACATCCGAGATTAGAGAATTTATAGTTGGTGGAGCTAATTATCCACTGCTTCCATGGTTGATAACCCCTTATCGTGAAAGTGAAAGTGATGCAATGTCGGGTTTCAATATGGTCCATGAAGCTGCAAGATCACTTGCTGTGAAGGCCTTTTCACAAGTAAAAGGAAGTTGGAGGATTCTTAATAAGGTTATGTGGAGACCCGATAAAAAGAAACTTCCTAGCATCATTGTGGTATGTTGTTTGCTTCATAACATAATCATAGATTGCGGTGATCATATTAATTCAGATGTTCCTTTGTCATCCCATCATGATTCAGGGTATACCGAAAAATGGTGTAAGCATGTTGACCCTATTGGGAAACAGATGAGAGAAAACCTAGCTACACACTTGGCGCATACCatttaa
- the LOC122609395 gene encoding serine/threonine-protein kinase STY13-like, with product MYPKSQGFDIDFRSWYVDQEDFLAKFWASKREIQEEWQIDLSNLDIKNVVANGAYGTLYKGVYNGREVAMKILGNVEDGHTTTAEAFALLQSFYRQVAVMQHLSHPNVIQFHGASVGISGLKIPSKENSMEPSPSKACCVVLEYIPGETLRKHLIRNSRNKLTRRKAFKLALDLARGLSYLHSKNIVHRNFTTENILLDIYGRPKIAGFRLARFEAQNHRDKTGDVGTPGYIAPEVLEGKSYNRKCDIYSFGICVWEIFSCDTPYADLRSSEVLSSVVQQKLRPKFSKNCPSWLASIIKKCWDEDSEKRPEMKEVVEMLETLLEEDEDNDWWRFTPTIRGSFTPGYPYMHY from the exons ATGTACCCTAAGTCACAAGGATTTGATATCGATTTCAGAAGCTGGTATGTTGATCAAGAAGATTTTCTAGCAAAGTTTTGGGCATCAAAAAGAGAGATTCAAGAAGAATGGCAGATTGATTTGAGTAACTTGGATATCAAGAATGTTGTTGCTAATGGTGCATATGGTACTCTTTACAAAGGTGTTTATAATGGTCGTGAAGTCGcga TGAAGATATTAGGCAATGTTGAGGATGGTCATACAACAACTGCTGAGGCTTTCGCTCTTCTCCAATCCTTTTATCGACAAGTTGCGGTCATGCAACACCTAAGCCATCCAAATGTCATACAG TTTCATGGAGCTTCGGTGGGAATTTCGGGTCTCAAGATTCCATCTAAGGAAAATTCAATGGAACCTTCACCATCTAAAGCGTGTTGTGTGGTGCTCGAGTATATTCCAGGCGAGACGCTTAGGAAACACTTGATCAGAAATTCTAGAAACAAACTGACTAGAAGGAAGGCTTTTAAACTTGCTCTTGATCTTGCTAGAGG ATTGAGCTACCTTCACTCCAAAAACATTGTACACCGTAATTTTACAACTGAAAATATATTGTTAGATATATATGGAAGGCCTAAAATTGCCGGTTTTAGACTGGCTCGTTTTGAAGCTCAAAATCATAGAGACAAGACAGGGGATGTTGGAACTCCTGGTTACATTGCACCCGAG GTTCTTGAAGGAAAATCGTATAATAGAAAGTGTGACATTTATAGTTTCGGCATATGCGTATGGGAAATCTTTAGTTGCGACACACCTTATGCCGATCTTCGCTCTAGTGAAGTTTTATCATCAGTGGTTCAACAG AAATTAAGGCCAAAGTTTTCAAAGAATTGTCCAAGCTGGTTAGCGAGTATTATAAAGAAATGCTGGGATGAGGATTCGGAAAAGAGACCTGAGATGAAGGAGGTGGTGGAGATGTTAGAAACACTTTTGGAGGAAGACGAAGATAACGATTGGTGGCGCTTCACACCAACAATTAGAGGGAGTTTCACACCAGGTTATCCGTACATGCACTACTAG
- the LOC122608340 gene encoding serine/threonine-protein kinase STY13-like, translating into MSKDMYTRADEVDLSKLDDVQLNTQLANIMSKKSEIQEEWEIDLEKLEINKDVIDHGKYGTLYKHGVYDGQDVAVKLLDWGDEGMATAAEALTLRASFQQEVMVWHKLDHPNVTKFIGASMGTWDLNDKDPSDDTTTSDTETTDYSLPSRVCCVLVEYLQGGTLKKYLIKHYRKKLSYKNVVQLALDLSRGLSYLHSKKIVHRDVKTENMLLDENGRLKIADFGVARVEAQNPTDMTGATGTIGYMAPEVIDGKPYDRKCDVYSLAICLWEIYCCDMPYCEFTFADLCHAVVHKNLRPSIPKCCPRPFANILKKCWDANPEKRPEMAKVVNMLEEIDTSKGGGMLPEDQKVTGCFCVKPPRGP; encoded by the exons ATGTCAAAAGATATGTATACAAGGGCAGATGAGGTAGATTTGAGTAAGTTGGATGATGTGCAATTGAATACACAactagcaaacataatgtctaAAAAAAGTGAGATTCAAGAAGAATGGGAGATTGATTTAGAAAAATTGGAAATTAATAAAGATGTTATTGATCATGGTAAATATGGCACACTTTATAAGCATGGTGTTTATGATGGTCAAGATGTGGCAG TGAAGCTATTAGACTGGGGTGACGAGGGCATGGCCACTGCGGCCGAAGCCCTCACTCTCCGTGCATCCTTTCAGCAAGAAGTCATGGTTTGGCACAAACTTGACCATCCAAATGTCACAAAG TTCATTGGAGCTTCAATGGGAACGTGGGATCTCAATGATAAGGATCCATCAGACGACACTACTACTTCAGataccgaaacaacagattATTCTTTGCCCTCTAGAGTCTGTTGTGTTCTAGTTGAATATCTTCAAGGCGGGACGCTCAAGAAATACTTGATCAAACATTATAGAAAGAAACTATCTTACAAGAATGTTGTTCAACTTGCTCTTGATCTCTCTAGAGg CTTAAGCTATCTTCACTCCAAGAAAATTGTTCATCGTGACGTTAAAACAGAAAATATGTTGTTAGATGAGAATGGAAGGCTTAAAATTGCCGATTTTGGAGTGGCTCGTGTTGAAGCTCAAAATCCTACAGATATGACCGGTGCAACTGGTACTATCGGTTACATGGCACCTGAG GTAATTGATGGGAAACCTTACGACAGGAAATGCGATGTATATAGTCTTGCTATATGCTTATGGGAAATATATTGCTGCGATATGCCTTATTGCGAGTTTACCTTCGCTGATCTATGTCACGCAGTTGTTCATAAG AATTTACGACCAAGTATACCAAAGTGCTGTCCACGACCATTTGCCAACATTTTAAAGAAATGTTGGGATGCAAATCCCGAAAAGAGACCAGAGATGGCAAAGGTAGTGAATATGTTGGAGGAAATCGACACCAGCAAAGGAGGTGGAATGCTACCTGAGGATCAAAAAGTCACTGGTTGTTTCTGCGTCAAGCCACCTCGTGGTCCTTGA